Genomic segment of Saccharomyces cerevisiae S288C chromosome XV, complete sequence:
AGGAAATTTCCCACgttgatattttcttatttaGGTATTCCGACATCTGTGGGTACTTTTTTAGTAGTAATGGCTACCACTTTATACACACTTCTATACTGCTTTGTTCCTCATCCATTCTACAGACCTTGTGCAGGATTTGGTTCGCCGCCTTTGTCTGTTCGTGCAGGCATAATGGCAATATCTTTGGTTCCGTTTGTATTCTCACTTTCCGGGAAGATCAACGTTATAGGTTGGTTGGTTGGGCTTTCgtatgaaaaaatcaacatATACCACCAATGGGCATCCATTCTTTGTTTATTCTTTAGCTGGGTTCATGTCATTCCCTTCCTACGTCAAGCACGACATGAGGGAGGATATGAAAGAATGCATCAACGGTGGAAGGCATCCGACATGTGGAGGAGTGGTGTCCCACCCatcttatttttgaatctgCTATGGTTATCTTCGCTGCCTATTGCTAGAAGACATTTTTATgagatttttttgcaacTTCATTGGATTTTAGCTGTTGGATTTTACATTAGTTTGTTCTATCATGTATATCCCGAATTGAATTCCCATATGTATCTGGTTGCTACAATTGTGGTTTGGTTTGCACAACTGTTTTACAGACTAGCTGTGAAGGGTTATTTAAGACCTGGTAGAAGTTTCATGGCCTCGACCATTGCAAATGTCAGCATAGTCGGCGAAGGATGCGTAGAATTGATCGTCAAAGATGTGGAAATGGCCTATTCCCCAGGTCAACACATATTCGTGAGAACTATTGATAAGGGCATCATTTCCAACCATCCATTTTCTATCTTTCCGAGTGCAAAGTATCCCGGAGGAATAAAAATGCTGATTAGAGCCCAGAAAGGGTTTTCTAAAAGGCTATACGAAAGTAATGACGAcatgaagaaaattcttaTTGATGGGCCTTATGGTGGAATCGAGAGAGATATTAGAAGTTTTACCAATGTCTACTTGATTTGCTCTGGTTCAGGTATATCTACATGCTTACCTTTCCTGCAAAAATATGGCCCCATACTCCATAAGACAAACTTAGAAGTTATTACATTGGACTGGGTGGTAAGACATAGGGAGGATATATCATGGATTAGAGATGAAATGTGTACCCTCTCAAATAATTTGCGCCAGTTATTTTTAGATGGGAAAATTGTGGTTAGAATTTACGTCTGCTCGGACAGTACCGTCCCTGGTATTATTAAAACTTTCCCTCAAACAATAGACACCGCCAGTGACCAATCTGATTTAGctaaaagagaaaaagatacCGAATTCGGCCAGGATGATACTGAGTCAAATTCAACTTTCGACAAATCCAATAACGAATATAAAGGTCTCATCACCATTATTCCTTCCAAACCTGATTTGAATCAGGTCATTAATGATTACCAAATTGGGTTCAGGAACTGCTTCATTTGTTCAGGTTCTGACAGCCTAAGGTATACCGTCGGAAATTCCGTGGCAGGTTTACAGGCCAAGGTTTTTTCT
This window contains:
- the FRE7 gene encoding putative ferric-chelate reductase (Putative ferric reductase with similarity to Fre2p; expression induced by low copper levels), with the translated sequence MIEERDLVLSNGIHCIADIHSELYARLKKESQAATPWVYQKQYGKFVTYFVAVIIFLSLIKKLAFMYYDSSEEFLPEKKNSPTTPSVFLARIMTKLVAFNRYICYRKFPTLIFSYLGIPTSVGTFLVVMATTLYTLLYCFVPHPFYRPCAGFGSPPLSVRAGIMAISLVPFVFSLSGKINVIGWLVGLSYEKINIYHQWASILCLFFSWVHVIPFLRQARHEGGYERMHQRWKASDMWRSGVPPILFLNLLWLSSLPIARRHFYEIFLQLHWILAVGFYISLFYHVYPELNSHMYLVATIVVWFAQLFYRLAVKGYLRPGRSFMASTIANVSIVGEGCVELIVKDVEMAYSPGQHIFVRTIDKGIISNHPFSIFPSAKYPGGIKMLIRAQKGFSKRLYESNDDMKKILIDGPYGGIERDIRSFTNVYLICSGSGISTCLPFLQKYGPILHKTNLEVITLDWVVRHREDISWIRDEMCTLSNNLRQLFLDGKIVVRIYVCSDSTVPGIIKTFPQTIDTASDQSDLAKREKDTEFGQDDTESNSTFDKSNNEYKGLITIIPSKPDLNQVINDYQIGFRNCFICSGSDSLRYTVGNSVAGLQAKVFSNKNVEECYLHSESFGY